Proteins encoded together in one Mycobacterium sp. MS1601 window:
- the rsmA gene encoding 16S rRNA (adenine(1518)-N(6)/adenine(1519)-N(6))-dimethyltransferase RsmA — MTIRLLGRTEIRNLAKELDFRPRKSLGQNFVHDANTVRRIVSASGVNRHDNVIEVGPGLGSLTLGLLDRGATVTAVEVDPVLAGRLPQTIAEHSHSEIHRLTVLNQDILTLRKSELEKEPTALVANLPYNIAVPALLHLLAEFPSIRTVMVMVQAEVAERLAAEPGSKDYGVPSVKVRFYGRVRRFGMVSPTVFWPIPRVYSGLVRIDRYETSPWPAEEGFRDQVFELVDIAFAQRRKTSRNAFLEWAGSGNESASRLLAASIDPARRGETLSVAEFVRLLQRSGTAAEPSTEQQSAPQL, encoded by the coding sequence ATGACCATTCGTCTCCTCGGTCGCACCGAGATCAGGAACTTGGCGAAGGAACTCGACTTCCGACCCCGCAAATCTCTGGGTCAGAACTTCGTCCACGACGCCAACACCGTGCGCCGTATCGTCTCCGCATCGGGAGTCAACCGCCACGACAACGTCATCGAGGTCGGGCCCGGTCTGGGGTCGTTGACCCTCGGATTGCTCGACCGTGGCGCTACCGTCACCGCCGTCGAGGTGGACCCGGTGCTCGCCGGCCGTCTCCCGCAGACCATCGCCGAGCATTCCCACAGCGAGATCCACCGGTTGACGGTGCTCAACCAGGACATCCTGACCCTCCGCAAGTCGGAGCTGGAGAAGGAGCCGACGGCGCTGGTGGCCAACCTGCCGTACAACATCGCCGTCCCGGCGCTGTTGCATCTGCTCGCGGAGTTCCCCTCCATCCGCACCGTCATGGTGATGGTGCAGGCCGAGGTGGCCGAGCGGCTGGCTGCTGAACCGGGCAGCAAGGACTACGGCGTGCCCAGCGTGAAGGTCCGCTTCTACGGGCGGGTCCGTCGTTTCGGCATGGTCTCGCCGACCGTGTTCTGGCCCATCCCACGGGTGTACTCGGGCCTGGTGCGCATCGACCGCTACGAGACCTCGCCCTGGCCCGCTGAAGAAGGCTTCCGTGACCAGGTGTTCGAGCTGGTCGACATCGCCTTCGCACAGCGCCGCAAGACGTCCCGCAACGCCTTCCTGGAGTGGGCCGGTTCGGGCAACGAGTCCGCATCCCGGCTGCTGGCAGCGAGTATCGATCCGGCCCGCCGCGGTGAGACACTGAGCGTCGCAGAGTTCGTCCGGCTCCTTCAGCGTTCCGGCACCGCAGCCGAGCCCAGCACCGAGCAGCAGAGCGCACCGCAGCTGTAG
- a CDS encoding NAD(P)/FAD-dependent oxidoreductase, with the protein MSDTRAIVIGGGYAGVLAANRLTQQCTVTLINPRPTFVERIRLHQLAAGNDDAVEGYDSLLHPDVELVVDTAVRIDAEAQAVTLASGAQLDYDYLVYAVGSTGSVPAAVAGAAEFGYPLSELEQAARLRDRLADVPLSTPVVVVGGGLTGIEAASEFAERGRAVTMVTDVLGPSLSAAGRRSVAKRLRKLGVEVVDGARVAHVAAQWIELADGRQLPSAATVWTAGFGVPTLARDSGLSTDALGRLLVDETLTSVDHPRIVAAGDAATPSNLPLRMSCQAALPMGAQAANTVLARIAGTDAAQLTQVMTGQCISLGRGGGTIQLAHTDDTVRNLYIGGRTAAFLKEQVCKGTLGFLRKEARKPGSYFWVKGGKRDRRLAEQPVGAR; encoded by the coding sequence ATGAGTGACACCCGTGCGATCGTGATCGGCGGCGGCTACGCCGGCGTGCTCGCCGCCAACCGCCTCACCCAGCAGTGCACGGTCACGCTGATCAATCCACGCCCGACATTCGTCGAGCGCATCCGGTTGCATCAGCTGGCTGCGGGCAACGACGACGCCGTTGAGGGCTACGACAGCCTGCTACACCCCGATGTCGAGCTGGTGGTGGACACCGCGGTGCGCATCGATGCCGAGGCGCAGGCGGTGACGCTGGCCTCCGGTGCGCAGCTGGACTACGACTACCTGGTGTACGCGGTGGGCAGCACCGGTTCGGTGCCTGCCGCGGTGGCTGGGGCTGCCGAATTCGGCTATCCGCTCAGTGAACTCGAGCAGGCTGCGCGGCTGCGCGACCGGCTGGCGGATGTGCCGCTGTCGACGCCGGTCGTGGTGGTGGGCGGTGGTCTCACCGGCATCGAAGCGGCCTCGGAATTCGCCGAGCGGGGCCGTGCCGTCACCATGGTCACCGATGTCCTCGGACCGTCGCTGTCCGCGGCCGGGCGTAGGTCGGTGGCCAAGCGGCTGCGCAAGCTCGGCGTCGAGGTCGTTGATGGGGCCCGGGTCGCTCACGTCGCAGCGCAGTGGATCGAACTGGCCGACGGTCGCCAACTACCCAGCGCCGCCACCGTCTGGACCGCAGGGTTCGGGGTGCCGACGCTGGCGCGAGACAGCGGGCTGTCCACGGATGCGTTGGGCCGCTTGCTCGTCGATGAGACACTGACCAGCGTGGACCACCCCCGGATCGTCGCCGCCGGTGACGCGGCCACCCCATCGAACCTGCCACTGCGAATGAGCTGCCAGGCCGCCCTGCCCATGGGCGCTCAGGCCGCCAACACCGTGCTGGCCCGCATCGCGGGCACCGACGCCGCGCAGCTGACCCAGGTGATGACCGGGCAGTGCATCAGCCTGGGCCGCGGTGGTGGCACCATCCAGCTGGCCCACACCGACGACACGGTGCGCAATCTCTACATCGGCGGCCGCACAGCGGCTTTCCTCAAGGAACAGGTATGCAAGGGCACGCTGGGCTTCCTGCGCAAGGAGGCCCGCAAGCCCGGCTCGTACTTCTGGGTCAAGGGCGGCAAGCGCGACCGCCGGCTCGCCGAGCAACCGGTTGGCGCCCGATGA
- a CDS encoding RNA polymerase sigma-70 factor has translation MSEHSERFTSLRPLLFTIAYEILGTATESDDVLQESYLRWAEVDLERVTDTKAYLAQLVTRQSLNALRQSSRRREEYVGPWLPEPLLIDAGADASADVVLAESVSMAMMVVLETLTPDERAVFVLREVFGFSHDEIASAIGKSTAAVRQMAHRAREHVQARRKRFTPVDPQESAELTTRFFAAAAGGDLQALVSMLAPDVVWTADSDGKVSAARRPVSGAVNVARLIVGLIRLGGEAGRVQPAVFNNTPALLTYLGDELAGVVVMEFTDGLVSNFYAMRNPAKLGTVLVPRQIGR, from the coding sequence ATGAGTGAGCACTCCGAGCGGTTCACCAGCCTACGGCCGTTGTTGTTCACCATCGCCTACGAAATCCTGGGTACCGCAACGGAATCCGACGATGTTCTGCAGGAGAGTTATCTGCGCTGGGCCGAGGTGGACCTGGAGCGGGTCACCGATACCAAGGCCTATCTGGCCCAGCTGGTGACCAGGCAATCGCTGAATGCGTTGCGGCAGAGTTCGCGAAGGCGCGAGGAGTACGTCGGGCCGTGGCTGCCGGAGCCGCTGCTGATCGACGCCGGAGCGGACGCGTCGGCCGATGTCGTGTTGGCCGAATCGGTGTCGATGGCCATGATGGTGGTGCTGGAGACGCTGACCCCGGACGAGCGAGCGGTGTTCGTCCTGCGTGAGGTGTTCGGGTTCTCACATGACGAGATCGCCTCGGCGATCGGCAAATCCACGGCCGCGGTGCGTCAGATGGCCCACCGCGCCCGCGAACACGTGCAGGCGCGTCGCAAGCGGTTCACCCCTGTCGACCCGCAGGAGTCTGCGGAGTTGACCACCCGGTTTTTCGCGGCGGCAGCCGGTGGCGATCTGCAGGCTCTGGTGTCGATGCTGGCACCAGATGTGGTGTGGACCGCCGACAGTGACGGCAAGGTCAGCGCCGCCCGCAGGCCGGTGTCCGGTGCGGTCAACGTCGCCAGGCTGATAGTGGGCCTGATCCGGTTGGGAGGCGAGGCGGGCCGGGTGCAGCCGGCCGTCTTCAACAACACCCCGGCGCTGCTGACTTATCTGGGCGACGAACTGGCCGGTGTCGTCGTGATGGAGTTCACCGACGGCCTGGTCTCCAATTTCTACGCCATGCGCAATCCGGCGAAGCTGGGCACAGTGCTGGTGCCCCGGCAGATCGGCCGCTGA
- a CDS encoding fatty acyl-AMP ligase, whose translation MSRFTEKMYYNAATSSKGMVTGEPHEPVRHTWGEVHERARRIAGGLAAGGVGPGDAIGVLAGYPVEIAPTAQALWMRGASLTMLHQPTPRTDLAVWAEDTLTVIQMIEAKAVVVAEPFVAAIPVLEEKGIQVLTVGDLLAAEPIDPVETGEDDLALMQLTSGSTGSPKAVQITHRNIYSNAEAMFIGAEYNVDKDVMVSWLPCFHDMGMVGFLTIPMYFGAELVKVTPMDFLRDTLLWAKLIDKYKGTMTAAPNFAYALLAKRLRRQAQPGQFDLSTLRFALSGAEPVEPADVEDLLDAGKPFGLKSSAILPAYGMAETTLAVSFSECNAGLVVDEVDADLLAALRQAVPATKGNTRRLATLGPLLTDLEARIVDEHGNVMPPRGVGVIELRGECLTPGYITMGGFIPAQDEHGWYDTGDLGYLTDNGHVVVCGRVKDVIIMAGRNIYPTDIERAAGRVEGVRPGCAVAVRLDAGHSRETFAVAVESNAYQDPDEVHRIERQVAHEVVTEVDVRPRNVVVLGPGTIPKTPSGKLRRANSVALVT comes from the coding sequence GTGAGCAGGTTCACCGAGAAGATGTACTACAACGCCGCGACCAGTTCGAAGGGCATGGTCACGGGTGAGCCGCACGAGCCGGTCCGCCACACCTGGGGCGAAGTGCACGAGCGCGCCCGCCGTATCGCCGGGGGCCTGGCCGCCGGTGGTGTCGGACCCGGAGACGCCATCGGTGTGCTGGCCGGATACCCCGTCGAGATCGCTCCGACCGCCCAGGCGTTGTGGATGCGCGGCGCCAGCTTGACGATGTTGCATCAGCCGACCCCCCGCACCGATCTGGCGGTGTGGGCCGAGGACACCCTCACGGTGATCCAGATGATCGAGGCCAAGGCCGTGGTGGTGGCCGAGCCGTTCGTGGCGGCCATCCCGGTGCTCGAAGAAAAGGGCATCCAGGTGCTCACGGTGGGTGATCTGCTGGCCGCCGAGCCCATCGACCCGGTGGAGACCGGCGAGGACGACCTGGCGCTGATGCAGCTGACTTCCGGTTCCACCGGGTCCCCGAAGGCCGTGCAGATCACGCACCGCAACATCTACTCCAACGCCGAGGCCATGTTCATCGGCGCGGAGTACAACGTCGACAAAGACGTCATGGTCAGCTGGCTGCCCTGCTTCCACGACATGGGCATGGTCGGTTTCCTCACCATCCCCATGTACTTCGGCGCCGAACTGGTCAAGGTGACGCCGATGGACTTCCTGCGCGACACCCTGCTGTGGGCCAAACTGATCGACAAGTACAAGGGCACCATGACGGCGGCCCCCAACTTCGCCTATGCCCTGCTGGCCAAGCGTCTGCGCCGCCAGGCTCAGCCCGGCCAGTTCGACCTGTCCACGCTGCGGTTCGCACTCTCAGGCGCCGAGCCGGTGGAACCCGCCGACGTCGAGGACCTGCTGGACGCCGGCAAGCCGTTCGGATTGAAATCCTCGGCGATCCTGCCTGCCTACGGCATGGCCGAGACCACGCTGGCGGTGTCGTTCTCCGAGTGCAACGCCGGCCTGGTGGTCGACGAGGTGGATGCCGACCTGCTGGCGGCCCTGCGGCAGGCTGTTCCCGCCACCAAGGGCAACACCCGTCGCCTGGCCACCCTGGGCCCGCTGCTGACCGATCTGGAGGCCCGCATCGTCGACGAGCACGGCAATGTCATGCCGCCTCGCGGCGTCGGGGTGATCGAGCTGCGCGGTGAGTGCCTGACGCCCGGCTACATCACCATGGGCGGATTCATCCCCGCCCAGGACGAGCACGGCTGGTACGACACCGGCGACCTCGGCTACCTGACCGACAACGGGCACGTCGTGGTCTGTGGCCGCGTCAAGGACGTCATCATCATGGCCGGGCGCAACATCTACCCGACCGATATCGAGCGGGCCGCCGGCCGCGTCGAGGGTGTGCGCCCCGGGTGCGCCGTCGCCGTCCGGCTGGACGCCGGACACTCGCGCGAGACGTTCGCCGTCGCCGTCGAATCCAACGCCTACCAGGACCCCGACGAGGTGCACCGCATCGAGCGCCAGGTGGCCCACGAGGTGGTGACCGAGGTGGACGTCCGTCCGCGCAACGTCGTTGTCCTCGGACCGGGCACCATCCCGAAGACGCCCTCGGGCAAGCTGCGCCGCGCCAACTCGGTGGCACTGGTCACCTAG
- a CDS encoding serine/threonine-protein kinase, giving the protein MRGVDAEARNYHQSVPHPAGDFNGYAIGKVLGHGGSATVYLARQLTDGDREVALKVLAPGHRTESRLTRISREFDFARQLDHPHIIEMYDRGPDWLAMQYVDGGNVATLHSVDLRLQALAQIADALDFVHRHGIVHCDVKPANILVHKDFGARGAVLIDFGVAHSVAADMAQRLSRDVAGRLSLDPAKRITHAPTEHAATVQASLPYAAPELLSGRTPSAATDEYALACTAVELITGTTPFVAPTAGALIDAQLRQPPPKISRQLSWVPHAFDSILAKALAKDPDARYETCAEMVALITRVLRRREHD; this is encoded by the coding sequence ATGAGGGGTGTCGATGCCGAGGCCCGCAACTACCATCAGAGCGTGCCGCATCCAGCAGGGGACTTCAACGGTTACGCCATCGGCAAAGTCCTCGGACACGGCGGCAGCGCCACCGTGTATCTGGCCCGTCAGCTGACCGACGGCGATCGCGAGGTGGCGCTGAAGGTTCTGGCGCCGGGCCACCGCACCGAGTCCCGACTCACGCGGATCTCCCGCGAATTCGATTTCGCCCGGCAGTTGGACCACCCGCACATCATCGAGATGTACGACCGCGGGCCGGACTGGTTGGCCATGCAGTATGTCGATGGCGGCAATGTCGCCACGCTGCACAGTGTGGATCTGCGGCTGCAGGCACTCGCGCAGATCGCGGATGCACTGGACTTCGTGCACCGTCATGGCATCGTGCACTGCGACGTGAAGCCGGCGAACATCTTGGTGCACAAGGATTTCGGCGCCCGGGGCGCGGTGCTCATCGATTTCGGCGTCGCCCACTCCGTGGCCGCCGACATGGCGCAGCGATTGTCTCGTGATGTCGCGGGCAGACTCTCGCTGGATCCCGCCAAACGCATCACCCACGCGCCCACCGAGCATGCCGCCACGGTTCAGGCGTCGTTGCCCTACGCGGCGCCGGAACTACTCTCCGGCCGCACTCCGTCGGCGGCCACCGATGAGTACGCACTGGCATGCACCGCCGTCGAATTGATCACCGGCACAACACCATTCGTCGCACCTACGGCGGGCGCCCTGATCGACGCGCAGCTACGTCAGCCGCCGCCGAAGATATCGCGCCAACTGTCGTGGGTACCGCACGCCTTCGATTCCATCCTCGCGAAGGCCCTGGCCAAAGATCCCGACGCCAGGTATGAAACCTGCGCCGAGATGGTGGCTCTGATCACCCGGGTGCTGCGCCGTCGAGAGCACGACTAG
- the metG gene encoding methionine--tRNA ligase — protein MSDPYYLTTAIAYPNGAPHVGHAYEYVATDAIARFKRLDGFDVRYLTGTDEHGLKMAQTAAAEGIPTAELARRNSDVFQRLQEALGASFDRFIRTTDADHIEASKAIWAAMNANGDIYLDSYAGWYSVRDERFFAVDETEELPDGTRIATETGTPVTWTEEQTYFFRLSAYTDKLLEHYRTHPEFIAPEVRRNEIVSFVSGGLTDLSISRTTFDWGVPVPDHPDHVMYVWVDALTNYLTGVGYPDTDSESFRRFWPADLHMIGKDIIRFHTVYWPAFLMSAGLPLPKRVFAHGFLFNRGEKMSKSVGNVVDPLALVDAFGLDAVRFFLLREVPFGQDGSYSEDAIISRINTDLANELGNLAQRCLSMVAKNLGGVVPDPGALGDDDTALLAEAGSLLEKSRSAYDQQAMHQSLESIWLTLGATNRYFSANEPWKLAKSESPADQQRLRTVLYVTMEVVRIAALLVQPVMPTSAAKLLDLLGQPAEQRDFTAISTPLAVGTQLPAPSGVFPRYQIQ, from the coding sequence ATGAGCGACCCTTACTACCTCACCACCGCGATCGCGTACCCCAACGGCGCACCGCACGTCGGGCACGCCTACGAGTACGTCGCCACGGACGCCATCGCGCGCTTCAAGCGGCTCGACGGATTCGACGTCCGCTACCTGACCGGCACCGACGAGCACGGCTTGAAGATGGCGCAGACCGCCGCCGCCGAGGGCATCCCCACCGCGGAGCTGGCCCGGCGCAATTCCGATGTGTTCCAGCGGCTGCAGGAGGCGCTGGGGGCGTCGTTCGACCGCTTCATCCGCACCACCGACGCCGACCACATCGAGGCGTCCAAGGCCATCTGGGCCGCGATGAACGCCAACGGCGACATCTATCTGGATTCGTATGCGGGCTGGTACTCGGTGCGCGACGAACGGTTCTTCGCCGTCGACGAGACCGAAGAACTACCCGACGGCACCCGGATCGCCACCGAGACAGGCACCCCTGTCACCTGGACCGAAGAGCAGACCTACTTCTTCCGGCTGTCGGCCTACACCGACAAACTGCTCGAGCACTACCGGACACATCCGGAGTTCATCGCGCCCGAGGTGCGCCGCAACGAGATCGTCAGCTTCGTCTCCGGCGGGCTGACCGACCTGTCGATCTCGCGCACCACCTTCGACTGGGGTGTGCCGGTACCCGATCACCCCGACCATGTGATGTACGTCTGGGTGGACGCGCTGACCAATTACCTCACCGGCGTCGGCTACCCGGACACCGACTCCGAGTCGTTCCGCCGGTTCTGGCCGGCCGATCTGCACATGATCGGCAAGGACATCATCCGGTTCCACACCGTGTACTGGCCGGCGTTCCTGATGTCGGCCGGACTGCCGCTGCCCAAGCGCGTCTTCGCCCACGGGTTCCTGTTCAACCGCGGCGAGAAGATGAGTAAGTCGGTGGGCAACGTGGTCGACCCGCTGGCCCTGGTGGACGCCTTCGGCCTGGATGCCGTCCGGTTCTTCCTGTTGCGGGAGGTCCCGTTCGGCCAGGACGGCAGCTACAGCGAAGACGCGATCATCTCGCGCATCAACACCGACCTGGCCAACGAGCTGGGCAACCTGGCGCAACGGTGTCTGTCGATGGTGGCCAAGAACCTCGGCGGGGTGGTACCCGACCCGGGTGCACTCGGCGACGACGACACCGCGCTGCTGGCCGAGGCCGGATCCCTGTTGGAGAAGTCGCGGAGCGCGTATGACCAGCAAGCCATGCACCAGTCGCTGGAGTCGATCTGGCTGACCCTGGGCGCCACCAACCGCTACTTCTCGGCGAACGAACCGTGGAAGCTGGCCAAATCCGAGAGCCCCGCCGACCAGCAGCGGTTGCGCACCGTGCTCTACGTGACCATGGAGGTGGTCCGGATCGCCGCCCTGCTGGTGCAGCCGGTGATGCCGACATCGGCGGCCAAGCTCCTGGACCTGCTGGGCCAGCCGGCCGAGCAGCGCGACTTCACCGCCATCTCGACACCGCTGGCCGTCGGCACGCAGTTGCCGGCCCCCAGCGGGGTGTTCCCGCGCTACCAGATTCAGTGA
- a CDS encoding TatD family hydrolase: MAVSSKRSGGREAPPLPTPLAPLIDAHTHLDACGATDAASVAEILDRAQAAGVGAVVTIADDLDSARWVVQAAHWDPRVYAAVALHPTRAGALDDAARAELEQLAADPRVVAIGETGMDLYWPGRLDGCADPAVQREAFAWHIDLAKRTGKPLMIHNRDADAAVLDVLDSVGAPDTVIFHCFSSDAEMARRCTAEGWYLSLSGTVSFKNAHALRDAAALIPDDLLLVETDAPFLTPHPYRGAPNEPYCLPYTVRALSELLDVPADVLARNTAANATRVYSLNSSVDRRVN; this comes from the coding sequence GTGGCGGTGAGTTCGAAACGTTCAGGCGGCCGTGAGGCCCCGCCGCTGCCGACGCCGTTGGCGCCACTGATCGACGCCCACACCCACCTGGACGCCTGCGGGGCCACCGACGCCGCGAGCGTCGCCGAGATCCTGGACCGCGCGCAGGCGGCGGGGGTGGGGGCGGTGGTCACCATCGCCGACGATCTGGACTCGGCCCGCTGGGTGGTGCAGGCCGCACACTGGGATCCGCGCGTGTACGCGGCCGTCGCGTTGCATCCCACGCGGGCGGGTGCCCTCGACGATGCCGCCCGTGCCGAACTCGAACAACTGGCCGCGGACCCGCGGGTGGTGGCCATCGGCGAGACCGGTATGGATCTGTACTGGCCGGGCCGCCTCGACGGCTGTGCCGATCCGGCGGTTCAGCGAGAGGCATTTGCGTGGCACATCGATCTGGCGAAGCGGACAGGCAAGCCGTTGATGATCCACAATCGCGACGCCGATGCAGCGGTGTTGGACGTCCTCGACAGCGTTGGCGCACCGGACACGGTTATCTTTCACTGCTTTTCCTCCGACGCGGAGATGGCGCGTCGGTGCACGGCCGAGGGCTGGTATCTGAGTCTGTCGGGGACGGTCAGCTTCAAGAACGCGCACGCACTGCGCGACGCTGCCGCACTCATTCCCGATGACCTGCTTTTAGTGGAGACGGATGCACCGTTTCTGACACCCCATCCGTACCGGGGTGCACCCAATGAGCCGTACTGTCTGCCGTACACGGTTAGGGCGCTTTCCGAGCTCCTCGATGTGCCCGCGGACGTCCTTGCCAGGAACACGGCAGCAAACGCGACCAGAGTGTACTCTTTGAATTCAAGTGTTGATAGACGCGTCAATTAA
- a CDS encoding resuscitation-promoting factor, protein MNVLTELHQTRSPILRILVAALLVVLAVAGGFAVTAHKTVTLTVDGVAMTVTTMKSRVIDVVTENGYHVGERDDLFPAGDQRVDEAQAIVLRRSKPLEISFDGQDTKHVWTTATTVDEALAQLAMTDTAPAAASRGSRLPLEGMALPVVSAKPVQIDDGGVVRTVNLAAPDVAGLLAAAGVPLEQNDRVVPDASSPVVAGMQIQVTRIRMEKVTERLPLQPQAQRIEDPTMNMSRQVVEDPGTPGTQDVTFAVATVNGEVTGRLPVANSVVTPARASVLRVGAKPGTEVPPVSNGLIWDALARCESGGNWAINTGNGYFGGVQFDQNTWERQGGLRYASRADLATREEQIAIAEVTRARQGWGAWPTCSSRTGVS, encoded by the coding sequence TTGAACGTATTGACCGAACTTCATCAGACACGCTCGCCCATTCTGCGGATCCTGGTTGCAGCACTGCTGGTTGTTCTCGCCGTCGCCGGTGGCTTCGCGGTCACGGCGCACAAAACCGTCACTTTGACGGTTGACGGGGTGGCGATGACAGTCACCACCATGAAATCCCGCGTCATCGACGTCGTGACCGAGAACGGCTACCACGTCGGCGAGCGTGACGACCTGTTCCCCGCCGGAGATCAGCGTGTTGACGAGGCCCAAGCCATCGTCCTGCGCCGCAGCAAGCCGCTGGAGATCTCCTTCGACGGCCAGGACACCAAACACGTGTGGACCACCGCGACCACGGTGGACGAGGCGCTGGCGCAGCTCGCGATGACCGACACCGCACCCGCCGCGGCCTCCCGCGGCAGCCGTCTCCCGCTCGAAGGAATGGCACTTCCGGTCGTCAGCGCGAAGCCCGTGCAAATCGACGATGGCGGGGTGGTTCGTACCGTGAACCTCGCCGCCCCGGACGTCGCCGGACTGCTTGCTGCCGCCGGTGTGCCACTCGAGCAAAACGACCGGGTGGTGCCTGATGCGTCATCGCCGGTGGTTGCGGGTATGCAGATCCAGGTGACGCGGATCCGCATGGAGAAGGTCACCGAGCGGTTGCCGCTGCAGCCGCAGGCGCAACGCATCGAGGACCCGACGATGAACATGAGCCGGCAGGTGGTCGAGGACCCGGGAACGCCTGGGACACAGGACGTCACGTTTGCAGTGGCCACTGTCAACGGGGAAGTCACCGGCCGCTTGCCCGTGGCGAACTCGGTTGTCACTCCGGCGCGCGCATCCGTCCTTCGGGTCGGTGCAAAGCCGGGAACCGAGGTTCCCCCGGTGAGCAACGGACTGATCTGGGACGCACTCGCACGATGCGAATCCGGCGGGAACTGGGCCATCAATACTGGCAACGGCTATTTCGGCGGTGTTCAATTTGACCAAAACACGTGGGAGCGTCAGGGCGGCCTGCGCTATGCTTCCCGTGCAGATCTAGCAACTCGTGAGGAACAAATCGCGATTGCTGAAGTAACGCGGGCGCGCCAGGGCTGGGGCGCTTGGCCAACGTGCAGCAGTAGGACAGGGGTTTCATGA
- a CDS encoding 4-(cytidine 5'-diphospho)-2-C-methyl-D-erythritol kinase: MSASDGSTAAEWVPTGSVTVRVPGKVNLFLAVGDTRDDGYHELTTVFHAVSLFDEITVRTADVMSLDIVGEGAEFLPVDERNLAWQAAELLAEHVGRTPDVAITIDKAIPVAGGMAGGSADAAAVLVAVNHLWEQGVPRRDLHALAAELGSDVPFALHGGTALGTGRGEELATVLARNTFHWVLAFGTDGLSTPKVFAEIDRLREAGDPPRLGDTEPLLAALAAGDPAQLAPLLGNELQAAALSLDPGLRRTLRAGMEAGALAGIVSGSGPTCAFLCASAGAAVDVGTELAGAGVCRTVRVASGPVQGARVVPTRLGQ, from the coding sequence GTGTCCGCATCCGACGGAAGCACCGCCGCAGAGTGGGTACCGACTGGATCGGTGACCGTACGCGTGCCGGGCAAGGTCAATCTGTTCCTCGCCGTCGGCGACACCCGCGACGACGGGTATCACGAACTGACCACTGTCTTCCACGCCGTCTCGCTGTTCGACGAGATCACCGTCCGCACCGCCGATGTGATGTCGCTGGACATCGTGGGGGAGGGCGCGGAGTTCCTGCCCGTCGACGAGCGCAACCTCGCCTGGCAGGCTGCCGAGCTGCTGGCCGAGCACGTGGGGCGCACCCCCGATGTGGCGATCACCATCGACAAGGCGATTCCCGTTGCCGGCGGCATGGCAGGTGGCAGTGCCGACGCCGCCGCGGTGCTGGTGGCCGTCAACCACCTCTGGGAGCAGGGCGTGCCGCGCCGAGACCTGCACGCACTGGCCGCCGAACTGGGCAGTGACGTGCCCTTCGCGCTGCACGGGGGCACCGCGCTGGGCACCGGCCGCGGTGAGGAACTGGCGACCGTCCTGGCGCGCAACACCTTCCACTGGGTGCTTGCCTTCGGCACCGACGGATTGTCCACGCCGAAGGTGTTCGCCGAGATCGACCGCCTGCGTGAGGCCGGGGATCCGCCGCGGCTGGGTGACACCGAGCCGCTGCTGGCCGCGCTCGCGGCGGGCGATCCGGCGCAGCTTGCCCCGCTGCTGGGCAATGAGTTGCAGGCCGCAGCGCTCAGCCTCGATCCGGGATTGCGCCGCACTCTGCGGGCCGGGATGGAGGCCGGGGCGCTGGCGGGGATCGTCTCCGGGTCGGGACCCACCTGCGCTTTTTTGTGCGCTTCGGCGGGCGCCGCGGTGGATGTCGGGACAGAATTGGCCGGTGCCGGCGTGTGCCGGACAGTGCGGGTGGCCAGCGGGCCGGTGCAGGGAGCGCGGGTGGTGCCCACCCGTCTGGGGCAGTGA